In Balearica regulorum gibbericeps isolate bBalReg1 chromosome 14, bBalReg1.pri, whole genome shotgun sequence, one genomic interval encodes:
- the TLX3 gene encoding T-cell leukemia homeobox protein 3 — MDPPAGAQGQHQHEPISFGIDQILNSPEQESAPPPPPRGPDGATFLGGPGGRGGAPYPALPAPFPAIAAPFEDSGSYSVNLSLAPAGVIRVPAHRPIPGAVPPPISSAIPAMPAVPSLGSLNFPWMESSRRFVKDRFTAAAALTPFTVTRRIGHPYQNRTPPKRKKPRTSFSRVQICELEKRFHRQKYLASAERAALAKSLKMTDAQVKTWFQNRRTKWRRQTAEEREAERQQASRLMLQLQHDAFQKSLNESIQPDPLCLHNSSLFALQNLQPWEEESAKIPPVTSLV; from the exons atggatcCGCCGGCGGGCGCGCAGGGCCAGCACCAGCACGAGCCCATCAGCTTCGGCATCGACCAGATCCTCAACAGCCCCGAGCAGGAGAGcgctcccccgccgcccccccggggCCCCGACGGCGCGACCTTCCTGGGCGGCcccggcggccgcggcggcgcGCCCTACCCGGCCCTGCCGGCCCCCTTCCCGGCCATCGCCGCGCCCTTCGAGGACTCTGGATCTTACAGTGTGAACCTCAGCCTGGCCCCGGCCGGCGTGATCCGGGTGCCGGCGCACAGGCCCATCCCCGGGGCCGTGCCGCCGCCCATCTCCAGCGCCATCCCGGCCATGCCCGCCGTGCCCAGCCTGGGCAGCCTCAACTTCCCctggatggagagcagcaggcGCTTCGTCAAGGACAGGTTCACGG cggcggcggcccTGACGCCCTTCACGGTGACGCGGCGGATCGGGCATCCCTACCAGAACCGGACCCCGCCGAAGCGCAAGAAGCCGCGGACGTCCTTCTCCCGGGTGCAGATCTGCGAGCTGGAGAAGCGCTTCCACCGGCAGAAGTACCTGGCCTCGGCCGAGCGCGCTGCCCTCGCCAAGTCCCTCAAGATGACGGACGCCCAGGTGAAGACCTGGTTCCAGAACCGGCGCACCAAGTGGCG GCGGCAGACGGCGGAGGAGCGGGAGGCCGAGCGGCAGCAGGCGAGCCGGctgatgctgcagctgcagcacgACGCCTTCCAGAAGTCGCTGAACGAGTCGATCCAGCCCGACCCGCTGTGCCTGCACAACTCGTCGCTGTTCGCGCTGCAGAacctgcagccctgggaggaggagagcgcCAAGATCCCCCCGGTCACCTCCCTCGTCTGA